A region from the Streptosporangiales bacterium genome encodes:
- a CDS encoding acetyl-CoA carboxylase biotin carboxylase subunit — MKEITRLFVANRGEIAVRVIDACERLGIETVIGVSEADRGTLGARRADRAFCIGPGPAARSYLDADAIVMAALGTGCDAVHPGYGFLAERADFQRLCTENGLVFVGPSADAIDAMGNKLRSRALAEEVGVPTLPGSIRIASVGHATETALAIGFPVLIKASAGGGGRGMRIVRDAAEIAAAYESATTEAEKAFGDGTVYLERFLDPARHVEVQVLGDGAGRAIHLGERECSVQRRHQKLVEEAPSPMVDADLRERLTTTAVRLAERVDYLGAGTVEFILDEHSREFYFLEMNTRIQVEHPVTEMITEVDLVAEQIRLATGAPLLSQDEITLTGHAIECRINAEDPAKGFQPRPGRIETWREPVGDGIRVDTHCFSGYTVPPFYDSLLAKLVVRGADRDEAIERMRLALDELVVDGVHTTVPFHRALVDDETFRSRGVHTRWVDERADTWSALV, encoded by the coding sequence GTGAAGGAGATCACACGTCTCTTCGTCGCCAACAGGGGTGAGATCGCGGTCCGCGTCATCGACGCGTGCGAACGGCTCGGCATCGAGACGGTGATCGGCGTATCCGAGGCCGACCGCGGGACACTCGGCGCGCGGCGCGCGGATCGCGCGTTCTGCATCGGCCCGGGCCCGGCGGCGCGGAGCTACCTCGACGCCGACGCGATCGTCATGGCGGCGCTCGGCACCGGGTGCGACGCGGTCCATCCCGGCTACGGCTTCCTGGCGGAGCGCGCAGACTTCCAGCGTCTGTGCACGGAGAACGGACTCGTGTTCGTCGGGCCGAGCGCGGACGCCATCGACGCCATGGGTAACAAGCTCCGTAGCCGCGCGCTGGCCGAGGAGGTCGGCGTGCCCACGCTGCCGGGGTCGATCAGGATCGCTTCAGTCGGCCACGCCACCGAGACAGCTCTCGCGATCGGGTTCCCCGTCCTGATCAAGGCGAGTGCGGGTGGCGGCGGGCGCGGGATGCGGATCGTGCGCGACGCCGCCGAGATCGCGGCGGCGTACGAGAGCGCTACGACGGAGGCGGAGAAGGCCTTCGGCGACGGCACCGTCTATCTCGAGCGCTTTCTCGACCCCGCCAGGCACGTCGAGGTTCAGGTGCTCGGCGACGGCGCGGGAAGAGCGATCCACCTCGGTGAGCGAGAGTGCTCCGTGCAGCGCCGGCACCAGAAGCTGGTGGAGGAGGCGCCCTCACCGATGGTCGACGCCGACCTGCGCGAACGGCTGACGACCACCGCCGTCCGTCTCGCCGAACGCGTCGACTACCTCGGTGCCGGAACGGTCGAGTTCATCCTCGACGAGCACTCGCGGGAGTTCTACTTCCTGGAGATGAACACGAGGATCCAGGTGGAGCACCCCGTCACCGAGATGATCACCGAGGTCGACCTCGTCGCCGAGCAGATCCGGCTCGCCACCGGTGCGCCCCTGCTCAGCCAGGACGAGATCACCCTGACGGGACACGCGATCGAGTGCCGTATCAACGCCGAGGACCCGGCAAAGGGATTCCAGCCGAGGCCGGGAAGGATCGAGACGTGGCGGGAACCGGTCGGCGACGGCATCCGGGTCGACACGCACTGCTTCTCCGGGTACACGGTGCCACCCTTCTACGACTCTCTGCTCGCGAAGCTCGTCGTCCGCGGCGCCGACAGGGATGAGGCCATCGAGCGGATGCGTCTGGCGCTGGACGAGCTCGTTGTCGACGGCGTCCATACCACCGTGCCGTTCCACCGGGCACTGGTCGACGACGAGACGTTCCGTTCCCGTGGCGTTCACACCCGCTGGGTCGACGAACGGGCGGACACCTGGAGTGCGCTCGTATGA
- the argH gene encoding argininosuccinate lyase: MPTPSARRPPSSRKGFSDRMGDVKKNERISRERLQQPPGQVYTETVLEPSYRFMQQHYFAPLAETNKAWVTMLAETGIVPADRARVLLRAVVDLAAEGPEAIAEFDPAYEYFYSHVEAKLTERAGEEAAGEVNIGRTRPEPLTRLVLRQRLLDVSALLTGLTTTLVDLADREAETVMPQWTHFQPAQPSTVGHYLLGLAAAFGRDHERLTAAYRNTNECTLGCGALAGTSYPVDRELVAELLGFDGVRENTIDCVSSGDFALETTAALANLMVTMSRLAQDLYMWHTDEFGLVEIGDEFAGSSSMMPQKKNAYPFEYVRARGAHAIGEMTSAFGTLHNTNFQDLKDVEEEMVPPLLRSLEETERSLRLLDGTIRSLTIHRDRMAARAAAGFATATELAAVIHRTAGVDARTAHRVVGHLVLRAVQAERDPADIDAAMVADAAREVLGRPIDLTDDAVRSAFDATAFVAAHTVLGGPAPAAVRASLDTARRRLDDQAGWLAERRERLSAAETRLADRVSKLLG, from the coding sequence ATGCCGACGCCGTCCGCGCGTCGGCCGCCGAGCTCTCGGAAAGGATTCTCCGACCGCATGGGTGACGTGAAGAAGAACGAGCGCATCTCCAGGGAACGCCTGCAGCAACCGCCTGGGCAGGTCTATACGGAGACGGTGCTCGAACCCAGCTACCGCTTCATGCAGCAGCACTACTTCGCGCCGCTCGCGGAGACCAACAAGGCGTGGGTCACGATGCTCGCCGAGACGGGGATCGTCCCCGCCGACCGCGCCCGGGTGCTGCTGCGGGCGGTGGTCGACCTCGCCGCCGAGGGGCCGGAGGCGATCGCCGAGTTCGACCCCGCGTACGAGTACTTCTACTCCCACGTGGAGGCCAAGCTCACCGAGCGCGCGGGCGAGGAGGCGGCCGGCGAGGTCAACATCGGGCGCACCAGGCCCGAGCCGCTCACCAGGCTCGTCCTGCGGCAGCGGTTGCTCGACGTCTCCGCCCTGCTGACCGGGCTCACGACGACGCTGGTCGACCTCGCCGACCGTGAGGCGGAGACGGTGATGCCGCAGTGGACCCACTTCCAGCCCGCGCAGCCGTCGACCGTCGGTCACTACCTGCTCGGCCTGGCCGCGGCGTTCGGACGTGACCACGAGCGGCTCACCGCCGCGTACCGCAACACCAACGAGTGCACACTCGGCTGCGGCGCGCTCGCCGGCACGTCGTACCCGGTCGACCGCGAGCTCGTCGCCGAGCTGCTCGGGTTCGACGGCGTGCGCGAGAACACCATCGACTGCGTGTCGAGCGGCGACTTCGCGCTGGAGACGACGGCGGCGCTCGCGAACCTGATGGTGACGATGAGCCGGCTCGCCCAGGACCTCTACATGTGGCACACCGACGAGTTCGGCCTCGTCGAGATCGGCGACGAGTTCGCCGGGTCGAGCAGCATGATGCCGCAGAAGAAGAACGCGTACCCGTTCGAGTACGTCCGGGCGCGGGGCGCGCACGCGATCGGTGAGATGACGTCCGCGTTCGGCACCCTGCACAACACCAACTTCCAGGACCTCAAGGATGTCGAGGAGGAGATGGTCCCTCCGCTGCTGCGCTCGCTGGAGGAGACCGAGCGCTCGCTGCGCCTGCTCGACGGCACGATCAGGTCGCTCACCATCCACCGCGACCGGATGGCCGCGCGGGCGGCCGCGGGGTTCGCCACGGCGACCGAGCTCGCGGCCGTGATCCACCGCACCGCCGGTGTCGACGCCCGTACGGCGCACCGTGTCGTGGGGCACCTCGTCCTGCGTGCCGTGCAGGCCGAGCGCGACCCGGCCGACATCGACGCGGCGATGGTCGCCGACGCGGCGCGCGAGGTTCTCGGTCGCCCGATCGACCTGACCGACGACGCCGTGCGGTCGGCGTTCGACGCCACCGCGTTCGTCGCCGCTCACACTGTCCTCGGCGGACCGGCGCCCGCGGCTGTACGGGCGTCGCTCGACACCGCCAGGCGCAGGCTCGACGACCAGGCGGGCTGGCTGGCGGAGCGGCGCGAGCGCCTCTCGGCGGCGGAGACACGACTGGCCGACCGCGTGTCGAAGCTGCTGGGCTGA
- a CDS encoding pyruvate carboxylase subunit B, translated as MREIRIIDTTLRDGHQCLWATRMTTAMMLPVAETMDRLGFHQIDLAGAIQFDVCVRYLGEDPWERVRLMRSRVVDTPLRAIVRSKSLVSFDLVPDDVIDLWIDRLHHNGFRVIGAFDGLNDMDNVLFTASRAKALGARTFGALAFSESPVHTDDLYVEKAKTLVASGLVDSVMLKDAGGLLTQERVRTLVPALKGVLGDVPLEIHSHCLTGLAPLVYLEAARLGADELHCSVWPLASGAAQPAVQQLVHNLPSVGCAATLDEADIAEVSAHFLRIAEAEGRPVGAPLDYDAFHFEHQVPGGMLSNLRFQLEQVGLPERFDEVLRECARVRDELGWPIMITPFAQLVGTQAVLNVVHGERYRIVPDEVKKYALGHYGELPAPVQPDVLDRIVANGTRRVTAVPPPREPAVARLRRQYPRASDEHRLLYYMFAGSQVDDMLAAGPMRTRWRPPRHPVVDLVAELAKRPPLAHARIEKGPLTVELRGHEGATDADR; from the coding sequence ATGAGAGAGATCCGAATCATCGACACCACGCTTCGCGACGGGCACCAGTGCCTGTGGGCGACGCGGATGACGACCGCGATGATGCTCCCCGTCGCCGAGACGATGGACCGGTTGGGCTTCCATCAGATCGACCTCGCCGGAGCGATCCAGTTCGACGTGTGCGTGCGCTACCTCGGGGAGGACCCGTGGGAGCGGGTACGGCTGATGCGTTCTCGCGTCGTCGACACGCCGCTACGCGCGATCGTGCGCAGCAAGAGCCTCGTGAGCTTCGATCTCGTCCCCGACGACGTGATCGATCTGTGGATCGACCGGCTCCACCACAACGGGTTCCGAGTCATCGGAGCCTTCGACGGACTCAACGACATGGACAACGTCCTCTTCACCGCCAGCCGTGCGAAGGCGCTCGGCGCACGGACGTTCGGCGCGCTGGCCTTCTCCGAGAGTCCGGTGCACACCGACGACCTCTACGTCGAGAAGGCCAAGACCCTCGTCGCCAGCGGCCTCGTCGACTCGGTCATGCTCAAGGACGCCGGCGGGCTGCTGACACAAGAGCGCGTACGCACACTCGTGCCGGCCTTGAAGGGTGTCCTCGGCGACGTTCCGTTGGAGATCCACAGCCACTGCCTCACCGGTCTCGCGCCGCTGGTCTATCTCGAGGCCGCGCGACTCGGCGCCGATGAGCTGCACTGCTCCGTCTGGCCGCTGGCGAGCGGCGCCGCCCAACCGGCGGTGCAGCAGCTGGTCCACAACCTGCCGAGCGTCGGATGTGCAGCGACGCTGGACGAGGCGGACATCGCCGAGGTGAGCGCACACTTCCTGCGCATCGCGGAGGCGGAGGGCAGGCCGGTCGGCGCCCCTCTGGACTACGACGCGTTCCACTTCGAGCACCAGGTACCCGGTGGCATGCTCTCCAACCTGAGATTCCAGCTGGAGCAGGTGGGCCTTCCGGAGCGCTTCGACGAGGTGCTGCGGGAGTGCGCCCGCGTCCGTGACGAACTGGGCTGGCCCATCATGATCACGCCATTCGCCCAGCTCGTCGGCACGCAGGCCGTTCTCAACGTGGTGCACGGGGAGCGCTACCGCATCGTACCCGACGAGGTGAAGAAGTACGCACTCGGCCACTACGGAGAGCTGCCCGCTCCGGTGCAACCCGACGTGCTCGACCGCATCGTCGCCAACGGGACCAGGCGCGTCACCGCCGTGCCGCCGCCGCGGGAACCGGCTGTGGCGCGGCTACGGCGGCAGTACCCTCGCGCGAGCGACGAGCACCGGCTCCTCTACTACATGTTCGCCGGCTCGCAGGTCGACGACATGCTGGCTGCGGGTCCGATGCGGACGCGTTGGCGACCACCGCGCCA
- a CDS encoding glucose 1-dehydrogenase: protein MTMTSATTSSAAARTPAPLAGDLRSRFDLTGRTAIVTGGASGLGRMSAWGLASYGADVVVGDLAEADAAGVAAAIAADTGSRCVGVRVDVTNAEQVESFIARAVDSFGTVDVCVNSAGINHRAHALDLSVAAFRRVLEVNLVGTLLCAQAAGRVMIGQRSGKVINMASVLGHVGMPRQAAYAASKGAVVQLTKVLALEWAPHGVQVNALAPAHVSTPLTDQLPADLRADALARIPQRRFADADEIAAPIVFLASRASDFLTGASVPFDGGWSAA from the coding sequence GTGACGATGACGTCAGCGACGACCTCGAGCGCGGCGGCGCGGACACCGGCGCCGCTCGCTGGTGACCTGCGATCTCGGTTCGACCTCACCGGTAGGACGGCCATCGTGACGGGTGGCGCGTCGGGACTCGGCCGCATGTCCGCGTGGGGTCTGGCGTCCTACGGCGCGGACGTCGTTGTCGGCGACCTTGCCGAGGCAGACGCCGCCGGCGTCGCGGCGGCCATCGCCGCGGACACCGGCAGCCGCTGCGTCGGCGTGCGGGTCGACGTCACGAACGCCGAGCAGGTCGAGAGCTTCATCGCGAGGGCTGTCGACAGCTTCGGCACAGTCGATGTCTGCGTCAACAGCGCGGGCATCAACCACCGTGCGCACGCACTCGACTTGTCCGTTGCGGCATTCCGGAGGGTGCTCGAGGTGAACCTCGTGGGCACGCTGCTCTGCGCGCAGGCGGCCGGAAGGGTCATGATCGGCCAGCGGTCCGGCAAGGTGATCAACATGGCGTCGGTGCTCGGGCACGTGGGGATGCCGCGGCAGGCCGCGTACGCGGCGAGCAAGGGCGCCGTCGTCCAGCTGACCAAGGTGCTCGCGCTGGAGTGGGCGCCTCATGGGGTCCAGGTCAACGCGTTGGCGCCGGCACACGTCAGCACGCCGCTCACCGACCAGTTACCGGCGGACCTTCGCGCCGACGCTCTCGCCAGGATCCCACAGCGCCGCTTCGCCGACGCCGACGAGATCGCCGCGCCCATCGTCTTCCTGGCGTCACGCGCGTCGGACTTCCTCACCGGCGCATCGGTGCCCTTCGACGGAGGATGGAGTGCAGCATGA
- a CDS encoding 4Fe-4S dicluster domain-containing protein, translated as MMVLDLLLAIQREHDAALGFRFSCRVAMCGTCTLRLDGRSVLACQTPVPRDRDTVRLDPVAGLPVLRDLVVDTTAFWEEWARVTPYLVPRDDLTEPAVIRPDAKERQLIDPALDCIGCGACYSSCAVSAGSRDFIGPAALNRAMVLVADSRDAAGEERLAAVTGEGGVDRCHYVYGCSAQCPKGLDPAQAIRRLRRWRLRPRSSDDGR; from the coding sequence ATGATGGTGCTCGACCTGCTGCTCGCCATCCAGCGCGAGCACGACGCCGCCCTCGGCTTCCGGTTCTCCTGTCGGGTGGCGATGTGCGGCACCTGCACCCTGCGGCTCGACGGCCGCAGCGTGCTGGCGTGTCAGACACCGGTGCCGCGCGACCGCGACACCGTGCGGCTCGACCCCGTCGCCGGTCTGCCGGTGCTCCGCGACCTCGTCGTCGACACCACGGCGTTCTGGGAGGAGTGGGCGCGGGTGACCCCGTACCTCGTCCCACGCGACGACCTCACCGAGCCCGCGGTGATCAGGCCGGACGCGAAGGAGCGGCAGCTCATCGACCCGGCGCTCGACTGCATCGGCTGCGGCGCGTGCTACTCCAGCTGCGCGGTCTCGGCCGGCTCGCGCGACTTCATCGGCCCCGCCGCGCTCAACCGCGCGATGGTGCTCGTCGCCGACAGCCGCGACGCCGCCGGCGAGGAGCGCCTGGCCGCTGTCACAGGCGAGGGCGGCGTCGACAGGTGCCACTACGTCTACGGGTGCAGCGCCCAGTGCCCCAAGGGTCTCGACCCGGCGCAGGCGATCCGGCGGCTGCGCCGGTGGCGGTTGCGTCCGCGGAGTTCCGATGACGGGCGTTGA
- a CDS encoding MFS transporter — MKNTDKSPDGSTPRTISTRRVVTASAFGSTIEYYDFFLYGTAAALVFPSVFFPTFDPVAGTILSFGTFAVGFVSRPLGALVCGHYGDRIGRKAMLMLTLLMMGLSTAAIGLLPSYDSVGIAAPLLLITMRFLQGFSFGGELGGAAVMAVEHAPKGKRGFWGSIPYVGSPIGQALSTALLLLIALAISDDAFVAWGWRIPFVASIVMVAIGLYIRVKVMETPVFEELKRNREVAKRPVLTLLRTEPRQLLLNTGLHLGITVTFFMNSVFIVSYMTTTLELPRSLALTTVLIANVAYVAIQVAAGAASDRFGRRRVYMAGALWAAAMAFPYFLLINTGSPVLITLALLLLGTSIYVMYGPQPAYFSELFSPNVRFTAFALPVAVATVIGGSTAPMFATALTGWADGRPWGVAGYLAAIGLLTALCAWASRETRDVDLTKDRHARQEEDGTQSGRLEVEPR, encoded by the coding sequence ATGAAGAACACCGACAAGTCACCGGACGGCAGCACTCCGCGAACCATCTCGACGAGACGAGTGGTCACGGCCAGCGCCTTCGGCAGCACGATCGAGTACTACGACTTCTTCCTCTACGGAACGGCCGCGGCGCTCGTCTTCCCGAGCGTCTTCTTCCCCACCTTCGATCCTGTGGCGGGAACCATCCTGTCGTTCGGCACCTTCGCCGTCGGGTTCGTGTCGCGTCCTCTCGGCGCCCTCGTCTGCGGTCACTACGGCGACCGCATCGGTCGCAAGGCCATGCTGATGCTCACGCTGCTGATGATGGGGCTGTCGACCGCCGCGATCGGCCTGCTACCCAGCTACGACTCCGTCGGCATCGCGGCACCGCTGCTGTTGATCACGATGCGCTTCCTGCAAGGCTTCTCGTTCGGCGGAGAGCTCGGCGGTGCGGCGGTCATGGCAGTCGAGCACGCGCCCAAGGGGAAGCGCGGATTCTGGGGCAGCATCCCGTACGTCGGCTCTCCCATCGGTCAGGCGCTGTCCACCGCGCTGCTCCTGCTCATCGCCCTCGCGATCTCCGACGACGCCTTCGTCGCATGGGGTTGGCGCATCCCGTTCGTCGCCAGCATCGTCATGGTGGCGATCGGCCTCTACATCCGCGTCAAGGTGATGGAGACACCCGTCTTCGAGGAGCTCAAGCGCAACCGCGAGGTGGCGAAGCGTCCCGTCCTTACCCTGCTCCGTACCGAGCCGCGCCAGCTGCTGCTCAACACGGGCCTGCACCTGGGCATCACGGTGACCTTCTTCATGAACAGCGTCTTCATCGTCTCGTACATGACGACCACGCTCGAGCTGCCTCGCTCCCTAGCACTGACGACGGTACTGATCGCGAACGTCGCCTATGTCGCGATCCAAGTGGCGGCCGGGGCCGCCTCGGACCGATTCGGCCGGCGCCGCGTGTACATGGCCGGCGCCCTGTGGGCCGCAGCGATGGCGTTCCCCTACTTCCTGCTGATCAACACGGGTTCGCCCGTGCTCATCACACTGGCACTGCTGCTCCTCGGCACCTCGATCTACGTCATGTACGGCCCTCAGCCGGCGTACTTCTCCGAGCTCTTCTCTCCCAACGTCAGGTTCACCGCGTTCGCGCTGCCCGTGGCCGTGGCCACCGTCATCGGCGGGTCCACCGCGCCCATGTTCGCCACGGCGCTCACCGGGTGGGCCGACGGCCGACCGTGGGGCGTGGCCGGGTACCTCGCGGCGATCGGTCTGCTCACCGCGTTGTGCGCGTGGGCGAGCCGCGAGACGCGTGACGTCGACCTGACGAAGGACCGGCATGCCCGTCAGGAAGAGGACGGTACCCAGAGCGGCCGACTCGAGGTCGAGCCGCGGTGA
- a CDS encoding helix-turn-helix domain-containing protein, whose translation MVSDCRTNARRAQLMTRDAQAKPPSVTLAASMIKPTYASCRIMIHGRIDHSSKHSDDFRGPTRRGLLGCHRDRSSILIVEMTTATKRGGRSGSLTVEKAVDLLERIAASPEGIRNLDLAREAGLDKSTSHRLLATLERRGLVHRDPRTMRFVLGTRLLELATGVAISSTLVARPYLHELVQLTGESASFSLLAGGSYLCVDAVQAPHEIRFALELGRPYPLNAGATGKVILAFNRQAARRVLQGELPRYAANTIVSADRLKAQLAEIRRRGFASSEGERVAGGCSIAAPVPLSGDAAIGALAVSSVGSRLDLDGLSRHADAVRASAAELSERILRPHG comes from the coding sequence ATGGTCTCGGATTGCCGAACGAACGCCCGGCGCGCGCAGTTGATGACGCGGGACGCGCAGGCGAAACCGCCGTCGGTGACGCTGGCTGCTTCCATGATCAAGCCGACCTATGCCTCATGTCGAATAATGATCCATGGTCGGATCGACCATTCGTCCAAACATAGCGATGACTTCCGTGGCCCGACAAGACGTGGTTTACTCGGCTGTCACAGGGACAGATCATCGATCCTGATAGTTGAGATGACGACAGCGACTAAGCGTGGTGGGCGGAGCGGGAGCCTGACGGTCGAGAAGGCGGTCGACCTGTTGGAGCGCATCGCCGCATCCCCCGAGGGGATCCGCAACCTCGACCTGGCGCGCGAGGCTGGCTTGGACAAGTCGACGAGCCACCGGCTCCTCGCGACGCTCGAGCGGCGCGGGCTGGTCCACCGCGACCCGCGCACCATGCGGTTCGTGCTCGGCACGCGCCTGCTCGAGCTGGCGACAGGAGTGGCGATCAGCTCGACGCTCGTCGCCCGGCCGTACCTGCACGAGCTCGTCCAGCTGACAGGCGAGAGCGCGTCGTTCTCCCTCCTCGCCGGCGGTTCGTACCTGTGCGTCGACGCCGTGCAGGCGCCGCACGAGATACGTTTCGCGCTCGAGCTCGGCCGGCCGTACCCGCTCAACGCCGGCGCGACCGGCAAGGTGATCCTCGCCTTCAACCGGCAGGCGGCGCGGCGCGTCCTGCAGGGTGAGCTGCCGCGGTACGCGGCGAACACGATCGTCTCGGCCGACCGGCTGAAGGCGCAGCTCGCCGAGATCCGCCGGCGCGGGTTCGCGTCGAGCGAGGGAGAGCGCGTCGCGGGCGGGTGCTCGATCGCCGCGCCCGTCCCACTGTCCGGCGACGCCGCGATCGGGGCCCTCGCCGTCTCCTCCGTGGGGTCCCGCCTCGACCTCGACGGACTGTCCCGCCATGCCGACGCCGTCCGCGCGTCGGCCGCCGAGCTCTCGGAAAGGATTCTCCGACCGCATGGGTGA
- the accB gene encoding acetyl-CoA carboxylase biotin carboxyl carrier protein, producing MECSMSGTEDGQALSHDDVREILDIVDRSWIGELRLELGDVRLHVRKTGVPGTELVEDRTAPAIPASSPEPTARDTRASTPAPLTPRQTTSLGGGRTEGDVSETALHVVTAPMVGVIYRASAPDQPPFVEVGDHVEADDTVCLIEVMKLFNSITAGVAGRVVEILADNGVTVEYDQPIVTIEPLESR from the coding sequence ATGGAGTGCAGCATGAGCGGAACCGAGGACGGGCAGGCACTCTCACACGACGACGTGCGTGAGATCCTCGACATCGTCGACCGTTCCTGGATCGGGGAGCTCAGGCTGGAGCTCGGCGATGTCCGGCTCCACGTGCGCAAGACCGGCGTCCCCGGCACCGAGCTCGTCGAGGACCGCACGGCACCGGCGATCCCGGCGTCCAGCCCGGAGCCGACGGCTCGGGACACACGGGCGTCGACACCCGCGCCCCTCACGCCGAGGCAGACCACATCCCTCGGCGGAGGACGTACCGAGGGAGACGTCTCCGAAACCGCACTGCATGTCGTGACGGCGCCGATGGTGGGTGTGATCTACCGTGCGTCCGCCCCCGACCAGCCACCGTTCGTCGAGGTCGGAGACCACGTCGAAGCCGACGACACCGTCTGCCTGATCGAGGTGATGAAGCTCTTCAACTCGATCACCGCGGGTGTCGCCGGCCGAGTGGTCGAGATCCTCGCCGACAACGGCGTGACCGTCGAGTACGACCAGCCGATCGTCACGATCGAGCCTCTGGAGAGCCGGTGA